The genomic interval AGCTATATCGACCTGATCTGCCTCGATCCGCCGTTCAACTCCAACGAAAAATATAACAAGGTTTTCAAAGATTCAGGACTCCGTATCGACCCACAAATCAAAGCATTTGATGATGTCTGGCTCTGGGATGATACGTCTGCGGAACGCGTTGAACGCGTCAAGAACGCAGTTGCTAACCCCGCGTCCAAGGTGATTGCTGGGTTTGAAGGATTCATTCCGCGGAGTAAGATGTTATCGTACACCTCCTACATGGCAGAACGCCTCTTTATGATGCACCGGATACTCAAGAATAAAGGAAGCATCTACCTACACTGCGACCCCTACGCCAGCCACTACCTCAAACTCATAATGGACACTATCTTCGGTGAAAAGAATTTCCAAAATGAGGTGATTTGGTACTACAAAAACGCTTCTCGTGGAAAAAAACGACTTGCTAAGGCACATGACGCGATCCTCTGGTATTCTAAAACGCCTGAAAACTATGTTTTTAACCGTGACGATATTCTTGTTCCATTTGAAAGTGGAATGACAGAATGGCGTTATACCAAAGGTGGACAGACTGGACAAGAAATGCCAAAAGGTAAAACCCCTGATGATGTCATTATAATGCCTGCACTAAACGCAATGGCAAAAGAACGTCTTGATTACCCAACTCAAAAGCCACTTGCCCTCTACGAACGCATCATCAAAGCGTCCTCTAATCCGGGTGATCTTGTGCTTGACCCTTTCGCGGGTTGTGGCACGACCATAGAAGCTGCTGCGAAAAACGGACGGGATGTTATCGGTATAGACATCCTGCCCTTCGCACTCCGTTTGATAAACCGTTACCGCCTTGCCCCTAACGGTATAACACCACTTCCAATCGAAGGGGTGCCTGTTGATATGGACACCGCCCGTCAACTTGCCAAAACCGTTCCGTTCAAGTTCCAAGACTGGGCGATCTCACTCATAGACGGTTTGGCATCCAACCCACAGAAAGTTGGCGATGATGGTATTGACGGGTTTGGGGTGTTCCTTAACCCGCCAGATAACATGGATCGCAAAGCGATTATCGTTCAGGTCACAGGTGCCTCCGGCTCACAGAAGGCGAAGTTTGATA from Candidatus Poribacteria bacterium carries:
- a CDS encoding site-specific DNA-methyltransferase, which translates into the protein MNTPFANTLYYGDCLDIMAGFPDSYIDLICLDPPFNSNEKYNKVFKDSGLRIDPQIKAFDDVWLWDDTSAERVERVKNAVANPASKVIAGFEGFIPRSKMLSYTSYMAERLFMMHRILKNKGSIYLHCDPYASHYLKLIMDTIFGEKNFQNEVIWYYKNASRGKKRLAKAHDAILWYSKTPENYVFNRDDILVPFESGMTEWRYTKGGQTGQEMPKGKTPDDVIIMPALNAMAKERLDYPTQKPLALYERIIKASSNPGDLVLDPFAGCGTTIEAAAKNGRDVIGIDILPFALRLINRYRLAPNGITPLPIEGVPVDMDTARQLAKTVPFKFQDWAISLIDGLASNPQKVGDDGIDGFGVFLNPPDNMDRKAIIVQVTGASGSQKAKFDRLHASIRNENAAMGILITLDAQTAQRNWKHTLGPIKMGETTYAPIQCFSIEEYYRNDERWDRILTLPSLANPWTGKHMQQKILFDE